In one window of Frigoriglobus tundricola DNA:
- a CDS encoding DUF4011 domain-containing protein — translation MATDLDTRLADWRKSLLDTTKRNRLIKFVAGRAGGVSLVRPTANDLWHRLVRDGEELTFVWKRAVLGLPKEVLEAETLSADFDPTSGHANVDQEALRLELLDLCLRSQRLKPDDLLTDQTDRQLAARLLRLKRTSDEAQTDHGVTTLFAAFGFLKWFESPDSEEEIRSPLLLVPVKLSRETVESPFTLAVQEDDILPNYCLAELLQTQFRITMPSAAEHTFDPEDPECLAKYLAALAERVKHVPRWEVVEGAALGVFNFQKLAMWEDLGRNAARVTAHPVCRAIAGDATTSLAAPNDLPTAEQLDERVPPAAAVHILDADSSQHEAIEAVKRGAHLVMEGPPGTGKSQTIANMIAEALAAGKTVLFVSEKTAALEVVKKRLDRCGLGDFCLELHSHKANKREVVTELGRCLELKATGAPGGDTEFTQLAESRQQLNLFVAELHAVRQPIGMSAFRVHGEIARFDHLPGRSRIAIPDPLSKDGEYLRACDDALLRLADCQSVIDQSTGHPWRGCKLTTFSQEAKDDARFHLGRLAGAIPAAEKAVTALADAGVVTDPPTVPEWDAAITAARSLAALPFFPAEWFSRRGSQGEPVGGPPSINDPRAAAERAVELYRAVQEARALSAQLPEFDTVAVKEASSDVPALAGVAADRERLAAGASLSLRNRLKSVKAVADAVRPLETLSRELDAAERAAMAAIGLSGEPELGQAAECTRCLRVVANTGAGPRGWWDAVRRKELLAAVARAGELDRAAQAARTELIARLAPVAFAPESACVVRDAARAGRSFWSRLLPPWWALRKLVAAWYSGAAPSSAALRADVAALTAYHQNADAARQLAAAYAAEIVKDAAGAPDWPASLDALNAVEKLSAWGVKQDWLAKQDRKALTDVVVALEKAETAFEDRLAAVRRDFAAPDLDAKTPAEVSEWLAGEVAALGREAAGLEVLVRLLSGKQDVPAARIREAAGSAARLATVAELLRRLEEGQPTDEAVRAERAKLGAELIRFLDAWKRPVTPALGAALAEKTARDRVAAAVKQSESARGGPFATAWEHITRGVFDPDAEGSTGVVLNTLPLAELARWASDRAADADRLFEWVRYVQAERAVIAVGVGPVLEEVRAGAFPAGAAAGAFRARFFRLWLDALHQQVPVLDGFSSDQQDRLVTKFADLDRGAIRSAGDRVRGQLLGSANRPRVRDGAPDASELGLLLREVNKKRRHIPLRNLFSRMPTLLPRIKPCLMMSPLAVSTYLDNPDFAFDLVIFDEASQVRPHDAVCAIYRGKQLVVGGDPKQLPPTDFFARAGEDDDTFAPDEGGTAGFESLLDVCLSLGLCRKRLRWHYRSRREGLIAFSNRHFYDGALVTFPSADEAATRAVQFVHVPDGQFKDGVNPVEARRVAALVLEHARATPDQSMGVIAFSQRQQDRILDELEVLRRKNKDCETFFAADREDAFFVKNLENVQGDERDVIVLSAGYGPDEAGKVMMRFGPINRTGGERRLNVAVTRARRGMTVVASMTAHDIDLARTGADGARLLKAFLDYAERGPAALASAGTEANPRGADSPFEREVGDELVRRGLTVHRQVGCGGYLVDLAITDPAGGKYLLGVECDGATYQSAATARDRDRLRRAVLEGLGWRLVRVWSTDWVRDRAGQVTRVLAALEAARKPPQVKPEPPAPAPEPKVAPAPKRKSSKHAEPDFDSIEKVSEAELNTHVESALNEFGSMPAEDLISAVSKRLGFKRVGPKIRDRIATAINALTTSGRLSIIDENRVRVNIQQ, via the coding sequence ATGGCAACCGATTTGGACACGCGACTCGCCGACTGGCGCAAGAGCCTGCTCGACACGACCAAGCGGAACCGGCTCATCAAGTTCGTCGCCGGCCGCGCGGGCGGCGTGTCGCTCGTGCGCCCGACCGCGAACGACCTGTGGCACCGCCTCGTCCGCGACGGCGAAGAACTGACCTTCGTGTGGAAGCGCGCGGTGCTGGGGCTACCGAAAGAAGTCCTCGAAGCCGAAACCCTGTCCGCCGACTTCGACCCCACGAGCGGGCACGCGAACGTGGACCAGGAAGCGTTGCGACTGGAGTTACTCGACCTGTGCCTCCGCTCGCAGCGGTTGAAGCCCGACGATCTGCTGACCGACCAGACCGACCGGCAACTCGCGGCCCGGCTGCTGCGCCTCAAGCGCACGTCGGACGAGGCGCAGACCGATCACGGCGTCACGACGCTGTTCGCGGCGTTCGGGTTCCTCAAGTGGTTCGAGAGCCCGGATTCGGAGGAGGAAATTCGTTCGCCGCTGCTCCTCGTGCCGGTCAAGCTCAGCCGCGAGACGGTCGAATCGCCCTTCACGCTCGCCGTGCAGGAAGACGACATTCTGCCGAACTACTGCCTCGCGGAGTTGCTCCAAACGCAGTTCCGCATCACGATGCCCTCCGCGGCCGAACACACGTTCGACCCCGAAGACCCCGAGTGCCTCGCGAAGTACCTCGCGGCCCTGGCCGAACGGGTCAAGCACGTGCCCCGATGGGAGGTCGTCGAGGGTGCGGCGCTGGGGGTGTTCAACTTCCAGAAGCTCGCGATGTGGGAGGACCTCGGCCGCAACGCGGCGCGCGTGACCGCGCACCCCGTGTGTCGCGCCATTGCCGGCGACGCCACGACCTCGCTTGCCGCTCCGAATGACCTGCCCACGGCCGAGCAACTGGACGAACGGGTTCCGCCCGCGGCGGCCGTTCACATCCTCGACGCCGACAGCAGCCAGCACGAAGCGATCGAAGCGGTCAAGCGCGGCGCGCACCTCGTAATGGAAGGGCCGCCCGGCACGGGCAAGAGCCAGACCATCGCGAACATGATCGCGGAGGCGCTGGCAGCAGGCAAAACCGTGCTGTTCGTGAGCGAGAAGACCGCGGCGCTCGAAGTGGTGAAGAAGCGCCTCGACCGCTGCGGCCTGGGCGACTTCTGCCTGGAACTCCACAGCCACAAAGCGAACAAGCGCGAGGTGGTGACCGAACTCGGCCGCTGCCTCGAACTGAAAGCGACCGGCGCACCGGGCGGCGATACGGAATTCACCCAGCTCGCCGAGAGCCGGCAGCAATTGAATCTGTTCGTTGCGGAACTGCACGCCGTCCGGCAACCGATCGGTATGTCGGCGTTCCGCGTCCACGGCGAGATCGCGCGATTCGACCACTTGCCCGGTCGATCGAGGATCGCGATACCCGACCCGTTGAGCAAGGACGGGGAGTACCTCCGTGCGTGCGACGACGCGCTCCTGCGACTCGCCGATTGTCAATCCGTTATCGATCAATCGACAGGTCACCCGTGGCGCGGGTGCAAGCTCACCACCTTCTCGCAAGAAGCGAAGGACGACGCCCGGTTCCACCTGGGCCGGCTCGCGGGCGCGATCCCGGCCGCGGAGAAGGCCGTAACGGCGCTCGCGGATGCGGGCGTGGTGACCGATCCCCCGACGGTGCCCGAATGGGACGCGGCAATCACCGCGGCCCGCTCCCTCGCGGCTCTACCGTTCTTCCCAGCGGAATGGTTCAGCAGGAGGGGGTCACAGGGGGAACCCGTGGGCGGTCCCCCCTCTATTAACGATCCGCGTGCCGCGGCCGAGCGGGCCGTCGAGCTGTACCGCGCGGTCCAGGAGGCCCGCGCGCTCTCGGCGCAACTGCCCGAATTCGACACGGTCGCCGTGAAGGAAGCGTCGTCGGACGTTCCGGCCCTCGCCGGTGTGGCTGCGGACCGTGAGCGGCTCGCGGCCGGCGCGTCTCTCTCGCTCCGCAACCGGCTGAAGTCGGTGAAGGCGGTTGCCGACGCGGTGCGTCCGCTCGAAACCCTGTCCCGCGAACTCGATGCGGCCGAGCGCGCGGCCATGGCGGCAATCGGCCTCTCCGGCGAACCGGAACTCGGCCAGGCCGCGGAGTGTACGCGCTGCCTGCGGGTGGTCGCGAACACCGGCGCGGGGCCGCGCGGGTGGTGGGACGCCGTGCGCCGCAAGGAACTACTCGCGGCCGTGGCCCGCGCCGGGGAACTGGACCGGGCGGCACAGGCCGCACGCACGGAACTCATTGCGCGGCTCGCGCCGGTGGCGTTCGCGCCGGAGTCCGCCTGCGTGGTACGCGACGCCGCACGCGCCGGACGTTCCTTCTGGTCGCGTCTGTTACCGCCGTGGTGGGCGCTGCGGAAGCTGGTCGCGGCGTGGTACTCCGGCGCCGCTCCCTCCAGCGCGGCACTTCGCGCGGACGTGGCGGCGCTGACCGCGTACCACCAGAACGCCGATGCGGCGCGGCAGTTGGCCGCCGCCTACGCCGCCGAAATCGTCAAAGACGCCGCCGGAGCGCCCGATTGGCCGGCGAGCCTCGACGCGCTGAACGCGGTCGAAAAGCTGTCCGCCTGGGGCGTGAAACAGGACTGGCTCGCCAAGCAGGACCGCAAGGCGCTCACCGATGTGGTGGTGGCGCTGGAGAAAGCCGAAACGGCGTTCGAGGACCGGCTCGCAGCGGTCCGGCGCGACTTCGCCGCTCCCGATCTGGACGCGAAGACCCCGGCCGAAGTGAGCGAATGGCTCGCCGGTGAGGTCGCCGCGCTCGGCCGCGAAGCGGCCGGGCTGGAGGTACTCGTCCGGCTCCTGTCCGGCAAGCAGGACGTTCCGGCAGCGCGCATACGCGAAGCGGCCGGGTCCGCCGCACGGCTCGCGACGGTGGCCGAGTTGCTGCGCCGGCTGGAGGAGGGCCAACCGACGGACGAAGCCGTGCGTGCGGAGCGGGCCAAGCTCGGGGCCGAACTGATTCGCTTCCTCGACGCCTGGAAGCGGCCGGTGACGCCGGCGCTCGGAGCCGCGCTCGCCGAGAAGACCGCCCGGGACCGCGTTGCGGCGGCCGTGAAGCAGAGCGAGTCGGCGCGCGGCGGCCCGTTCGCGACCGCGTGGGAACACATCACACGCGGGGTGTTCGATCCCGACGCGGAGGGGTCCACGGGCGTCGTCCTGAACACGCTCCCGCTGGCCGAACTCGCCCGGTGGGCGAGCGATCGGGCCGCGGACGCGGACCGGTTGTTCGAGTGGGTGCGCTACGTACAGGCCGAGCGCGCCGTGATCGCGGTGGGTGTCGGCCCGGTGCTGGAAGAGGTGCGGGCCGGCGCGTTCCCCGCCGGCGCGGCGGCCGGCGCGTTCCGGGCGCGCTTCTTCCGGTTGTGGCTCGACGCGCTGCACCAACAGGTGCCGGTTCTGGACGGGTTCTCGTCTGACCAGCAGGACCGACTAGTAACGAAGTTCGCGGATTTGGATCGGGGGGCGATCCGCAGCGCCGGCGACCGCGTTCGCGGGCAACTGCTCGGGAGTGCCAATCGACCACGGGTGCGAGACGGCGCTCCGGACGCGTCCGAACTCGGGCTGCTGCTCCGCGAGGTGAACAAGAAGCGGCGGCACATTCCCCTGCGGAACCTGTTTTCGCGGATGCCCACGCTCCTGCCGCGCATCAAGCCGTGCCTGATGATGAGCCCGCTCGCGGTCAGCACGTACCTCGACAACCCCGACTTCGCGTTCGATCTCGTGATCTTCGACGAGGCGTCCCAGGTGCGCCCGCACGACGCCGTGTGCGCGATCTACCGCGGTAAACAGCTCGTGGTCGGCGGCGACCCGAAGCAGCTCCCCCCCACGGACTTCTTCGCCCGCGCGGGCGAGGACGACGACACGTTCGCGCCCGACGAGGGCGGCACCGCGGGCTTCGAGAGCCTGCTGGACGTGTGCCTGTCGCTCGGCCTGTGCCGCAAGCGGCTCCGCTGGCACTACCGCAGCCGGCGCGAGGGGCTGATCGCGTTCTCCAACCGCCACTTCTACGACGGCGCGCTCGTCACGTTCCCCAGTGCCGACGAGGCCGCCACGCGGGCCGTGCAGTTCGTACACGTTCCGGACGGTCAGTTCAAAGACGGCGTCAACCCGGTCGAGGCGCGGCGGGTCGCGGCGCTGGTGCTGGAACACGCCCGCGCCACTCCGGACCAGAGCATGGGCGTGATCGCGTTCAGCCAGCGGCAGCAGGACCGCATTCTGGACGAACTGGAAGTCCTCCGCCGCAAGAACAAGGACTGCGAAACGTTCTTCGCCGCCGACCGCGAGGACGCGTTCTTCGTCAAGAACCTGGAAAACGTTCAGGGCGACGAGCGCGACGTGATCGTGCTGAGTGCCGGCTACGGTCCGGACGAAGCGGGGAAGGTGATGATGCGGTTCGGGCCGATCAACCGCACGGGCGGGGAGCGGCGGTTGAACGTGGCCGTCACCCGCGCCCGCCGGGGCATGACCGTGGTCGCGAGCATGACGGCCCACGACATCGATCTCGCACGCACCGGCGCGGACGGGGCGCGGTTGCTCAAGGCGTTCCTCGATTACGCCGAGCGCGGGCCGGCGGCCCTCGCGTCCGCGGGCACCGAGGCGAACCCGCGCGGCGCCGACAGCCCTTTCGAGCGCGAAGTGGGCGACGAACTGGTCCGCCGCGGCCTGACGGTTCACCGGCAGGTCGGGTGCGGGGGCTATCTCGTGGATCTGGCGATCACGGACCCGGCCGGCGGAAAGTACCTGCTCGGCGTGGAGTGCGACGGGGCGACGTATCAGTCGGCGGCGACCGCCCGCGACCGCGACCGGCTCCGGCGGGCGGTTTTGGAAGGGCTCGGCTGGCGACTCGTCCGCGTCTGGTCAACGGACTGGGTGCGCGACCGCGCCGGGCAGGTGACCCGCGTCCTGGCGGCGCTGGAGGCCGCGCGCAAACCGCCGCAGGTGAAACCGGAGCCGCCCGCTCCGGCGCCGGAACCGAAAGTCGCTCCCGCCCCGAAGCGCAAGTCGTCCAAGCACGCCGAGCCGGACTTCGATTCCATCGAGAAGGTGTCCGAGGCCGAACTGAACACGCACGTGGAGTCCGCGCTGAACGAGTTCGGGTCTATGCCCGCGGAGGATCTCATTTCGGCCGTGTCGAAGCGGCTCGGCTTCAAGCGGGTGGGGCCGAAGATCCGCGACCGGATCGCCACCGCGATCAACGCGCTGACCACCTCCGGCCGGCTGTCGATCATCGACGAGAACCGCGTGCGGGTGAACATCCAACAATGA